From Leptolyngbya sp. KIOST-1, one genomic window encodes:
- a CDS encoding DUF4333 domain-containing protein has protein sequence MDRRNPLSSITVTKPLAGLLGLLALGLTACGNRLDTSEVEASIKADIERQGRRLTLAAVRCPSDVSRQAGAYFRCVGELDPEGTFTINVTQQDDQGNVTWEVPSSKVLLNLPKIEDTIQRGLAQVYGKRAQIDCGTATYRVNQPGDRFQCQIVGGLATEAESIEAVLVSIAADGNLTWQEIQPAAAMAAAPATGAPQPTASSPTPSQPSQTNQTVAPAASPGVKTTTTTGPTGRVINRAYIPGDND, from the coding sequence ATGGATAGGCGCAACCCACTCTCTTCGATCACCGTTACAAAACCGCTCGCTGGGCTGCTGGGGCTGCTGGCCCTGGGACTCACCGCCTGCGGTAACCGCCTCGACACCAGCGAGGTAGAGGCCAGCATTAAAGCCGATATTGAGCGGCAGGGGCGACGGCTGACCCTGGCCGCCGTGCGCTGCCCCAGCGATGTCAGCCGCCAGGCCGGGGCCTATTTTCGCTGTGTGGGCGAACTCGACCCAGAGGGTACCTTTACCATCAACGTCACCCAGCAGGACGATCAGGGCAACGTCACCTGGGAGGTGCCCAGTTCCAAGGTGCTGCTCAACCTGCCCAAGATCGAAGACACCATCCAGAGGGGATTGGCTCAGGTCTACGGTAAGCGGGCCCAGATTGACTGCGGTACCGCGACCTACCGGGTCAATCAGCCAGGCGATCGCTTTCAGTGCCAAATTGTCGGTGGCCTTGCCACGGAGGCCGAGTCGATTGAGGCTGTACTGGTCAGCATAGCTGCCGATGGCAATTTGACTTGGCAAGAGATTCAGCCAGCGGCGGCGATGGCGGCGGCCCCTGCCACCGGAGCACCTCAGCCCACGGCTTCCTCGCCAACCCCAAGTCAACCCAGCCAGACCAACCAGACTGTGGCCCCAGCGGCGAGCCCTGGGGTGAAAACCACCACCACCACGGGACCGACGGGGCGTGTAATCAATCGGGCCTATATTCCGGGCGACAACGACTAA
- a CDS encoding MotA/TolQ/ExbB proton channel family protein: protein MTTVLDFLAKGGPVMVPILGCSVLTIATALERSLFWTQLLRREDQVVTDVLDAARRDLTQAAAIAAQAQDLPIGRFLLAPLRLKQPSPDTFRLAMETTGDREFVKMRKGDKLLETIVAVAPLLGLLGTVTGLIATFGNLNIGGGGSGDQATAAAAGIGEALITTAAGMVVAIVALLVFRVLVTLQSQQIDYFSDAGNELELIYRQYWYEPAQNGGERSHSGELIGTGDRLG from the coding sequence ATGACAACTGTTCTCGATTTTTTAGCGAAGGGTGGGCCGGTCATGGTGCCCATTTTGGGCTGTTCAGTGCTGACCATTGCCACCGCCCTGGAGCGATCGCTGTTCTGGACTCAGCTCCTGCGTCGCGAGGATCAAGTCGTCACTGACGTGCTCGATGCCGCCCGCCGTGACCTGACCCAGGCCGCTGCGATCGCCGCCCAGGCCCAGGATCTGCCCATTGGCCGGTTTCTGCTGGCTCCCCTGCGGCTCAAGCAGCCTTCCCCCGACACCTTTCGGCTGGCGATGGAAACGACCGGCGATCGCGAGTTCGTCAAAATGCGCAAGGGCGACAAGCTGCTGGAAACCATTGTCGCCGTAGCCCCCCTGCTGGGGCTGCTGGGCACGGTGACGGGCCTGATTGCCACCTTTGGCAACCTCAACATTGGCGGCGGCGGCTCAGGCGATCAGGCCACGGCGGCGGCGGCGGGTATCGGTGAGGCGCTGATCACTACGGCGGCGGGCATGGTGGTGGCGATCGTCGCGCTGCTGGTGTTTCGCGTCCTGGTTACCCTGCAGTCCCAGCAGATCGATTATTTCTCCGATGCGGGCAACGAGCTAGAGCTGATCTACCGCCAGTACTGGTACGAACCCGCCCAGAACGGCGGTGAGCGGAGCCACTCGGGCGAGTTGATCGGTACAGGCGATCGCCTAGGATAG
- a CDS encoding glycosyltransferase: MSLLQTAKALQDTENQVTVIGTVEKKDQSLGHWCSEVIPFKRYGPLSWHFAPGIFKWLNSSGKHWQVASFQGVWLYPHQPIARFCSENNIPYMITTHGCFNPTALEISKWKKYLAQKTFLKSVLANVTCYQVSTDIEYKTLRKLGIQKPICVIGNGIEMPSLQSIQGFPSCIPYPLSKRKTCLYLGRLHPIKGIENLLQAWSKLSVRDDWQLVIAGSGDPSYVRELQNSSEIKKCQNVHFLGFVTTEEKRAWLHAAEFLVLPSYSEAFAMVPMESFSFGTPALLTKGCSFPEATLAGAALEVDTSVDGLKNGLEKFMAMPELKLKEMSSEALDFVREQYDWKVICAQLEDVYGWMLGSKKIPDCMRLD, translated from the coding sequence TTGTCCCTTTTGCAAACTGCTAAAGCTTTGCAAGACACAGAAAATCAAGTTACAGTGATCGGCACTGTTGAAAAAAAAGATCAATCTTTAGGACATTGGTGCTCTGAAGTTATACCCTTTAAGCGGTATGGCCCATTGTCGTGGCATTTCGCTCCGGGCATTTTCAAATGGTTGAATAGCTCAGGAAAGCATTGGCAGGTTGCTAGTTTTCAAGGTGTTTGGTTATATCCGCATCAGCCAATTGCCAGGTTTTGCAGTGAGAATAATATTCCTTATATGATTACAACCCATGGGTGCTTTAATCCTACAGCTCTTGAGATTTCTAAGTGGAAAAAGTACCTGGCACAAAAAACTTTTTTAAAATCCGTTTTGGCTAATGTAACTTGCTACCAAGTTAGTACAGATATTGAGTATAAGACACTGCGAAAATTAGGAATCCAAAAGCCAATCTGTGTTATAGGAAATGGCATTGAAATGCCAAGTTTGCAATCTATTCAAGGTTTTCCATCCTGTATTCCTTACCCACTTAGTAAGCGAAAGACTTGTCTGTATTTGGGTCGACTGCATCCGATAAAAGGTATAGAAAATTTACTTCAAGCCTGGTCTAAACTTAGCGTGAGAGATGACTGGCAATTAGTTATTGCAGGTTCTGGGGATCCAAGCTATGTCAGGGAGCTTCAAAATTCAAGTGAAATCAAAAAGTGTCAAAACGTTCACTTCTTGGGATTTGTAACTACTGAGGAAAAAAGAGCTTGGCTTCACGCAGCAGAGTTCTTGGTTCTACCATCTTATAGTGAAGCTTTTGCAATGGTTCCTATGGAGTCTTTTTCTTTCGGAACTCCAGCCCTATTAACAAAGGGATGTAGTTTTCCTGAAGCTACGCTTGCTGGAGCTGCTTTAGAGGTAGATACGTCTGTGGATGGCCTCAAAAATGGACTAGAAAAGTTTATGGCCATGCCAGAGTTGAAGCTTAAGGAAATGAGTTCTGAGGCTCTTGATTTTGTGCGTGAGCAATATGACTGGAAAGTTATTTGTGCTCAGTTAGAAGATGTATATGGGTGGATGCTAGGCAGTAAGAAAATTCCTGACTGTATGCGATTAGATTAA
- a CDS encoding glycosyltransferase family 2 protein: MVGTVDVTGKTISINFGKEVPDVTVLMSVYNGERWLEEVIRSILGQTFANFEFVIVNDGSTDSSLKIIKRFAGQDSRIHIIDKPNSGLADSLNQGINIARGKWIARIDADDLCEPERLFMQYAFAQKDPSLVLIGTGLRVIDQYGKLIKKYYYPKSHKALLSRLTSAQAFFAHSSAFYKAEVVKAIGGYRKRIKRSQDLDLWLRLSEVGCLACIDKPLVSIRQHDDQVTHEDGGKRQILDACIALISYWSRCQEFDDPVSLVYSDANFMYFQEWVFKRLSQEKIFENYASAKQLRKQILCKSYSLPALLKALPILLGKIRIVLQYLYQKVLGESFTKRLSLEWELMHRKY, translated from the coding sequence TTGGTTGGAACTGTAGATGTGACGGGTAAAACAATAAGTATAAATTTCGGAAAAGAAGTGCCAGATGTAACTGTTTTAATGTCTGTCTATAATGGGGAACGTTGGCTAGAAGAGGTCATCAGAAGCATACTGGGACAAACATTTGCAAACTTTGAGTTTGTTATTGTTAATGACGGAAGTACAGATAGCTCGTTAAAAATAATCAAGCGTTTTGCTGGCCAAGACTCTCGTATTCACATTATAGATAAACCTAATTCAGGCCTGGCAGATTCTCTAAATCAAGGCATTAATATAGCTCGTGGTAAATGGATTGCCCGTATTGATGCAGATGATCTATGTGAACCAGAGCGCTTGTTTATGCAATATGCCTTTGCACAGAAAGATCCCTCGCTAGTTTTGATTGGTACAGGATTAAGAGTAATCGACCAATATGGGAAGCTAATTAAAAAATACTATTATCCTAAATCACATAAAGCACTTTTGAGCCGTTTAACCTCAGCGCAAGCCTTCTTTGCACACTCTTCTGCCTTTTATAAAGCAGAAGTTGTCAAAGCGATTGGAGGATATCGTAAGCGTATCAAACGCTCACAAGATCTGGATTTATGGCTGCGTTTATCAGAAGTAGGTTGCTTAGCTTGTATTGATAAACCTCTTGTAAGTATCAGGCAACATGATGATCAAGTAACTCATGAAGACGGTGGAAAACGTCAAATATTGGATGCGTGTATTGCTCTAATCAGTTATTGGTCACGGTGTCAGGAATTTGATGATCCAGTTTCCTTAGTTTACTCTGATGCCAATTTCATGTATTTTCAAGAATGGGTTTTTAAGCGTTTATCGCAAGAGAAAATTTTTGAGAATTATGCCTCTGCCAAGCAATTGAGAAAGCAAATTCTTTGCAAATCATATTCCTTGCCTGCTCTTCTGAAGGCTCTTCCAATATTACTTGGAAAAATTAGAATTGTACTTCAATATCTATATCAAAAAGTATTGGGTGAGTCTTTCACAAAGCGGTTGTCTCTAGAGTGGGAATTAATGCATAGGAAATATTAA
- a CDS encoding sugar phosphate nucleotidyltransferase — translation MAFEKKAVILAGGKGTRLRPYTVVFPKPLVPIGERPILELIVRQLRSHGFQDLTFAVNHLAELIRAFFGDGKSWNVDINYSLEQHPLGTAGPLGLITGLSENFLVMNGDILTDINYSDFWQNHIDSNAIATIATCFKEVPISLGVLDVSERGQLVGYTEKPILKYRVSMGMYVFQRRILDYIKPNVYLDLPDLMKLLIKEGEKVNSYNFAGSWLDIGNPDDYALANERFSEQTDSFLQELT, via the coding sequence ATGGCCTTTGAGAAAAAAGCTGTAATTTTAGCAGGTGGTAAAGGAACACGATTAAGGCCCTATACGGTTGTGTTTCCGAAGCCACTTGTTCCTATTGGGGAAAGACCAATCTTAGAGCTAATTGTGAGACAGCTTAGGTCGCATGGATTTCAAGATCTTACTTTTGCTGTTAATCATCTTGCAGAATTGATTCGAGCTTTTTTTGGTGACGGAAAAAGTTGGAACGTTGATATTAATTATTCTCTTGAACAGCATCCTTTAGGCACTGCTGGCCCATTAGGCTTAATAACTGGGTTGTCGGAAAATTTTTTGGTTATGAATGGAGATATTCTAACCGATATAAACTATTCTGATTTTTGGCAAAATCATATTGATAGTAATGCCATTGCTACTATCGCGACGTGTTTCAAGGAAGTTCCTATTTCATTAGGGGTGTTAGATGTTTCAGAAAGAGGGCAGTTAGTTGGTTATACAGAAAAACCAATTCTAAAATATCGGGTCAGTATGGGTATGTATGTTTTTCAAAGACGCATACTCGACTACATTAAACCTAATGTGTATCTAGATCTGCCTGATCTGATGAAACTATTAATTAAAGAAGGTGAAAAAGTAAATAGTTACAATTTTGCTGGTAGTTGGCTAGACATAGGTAATCCCGATGATTATGCCCTAGCCAATGAGCGGTTTTCTGAACAAACAGATTCTTTTCTACAAGAATTGACTTGA
- a CDS encoding NAD-dependent epimerase/dehydratase family protein — MAKRVLVTGCTGFVGPWVIKRILEIHPKYLIFGVSCSAKKPPEGILPENFFQMDLFSLDQIEKVVSCVKPDIVVHLASLKHASLSELFGVNVLGFQRLLECLSSSVPKARVVVIGSAAELGCASEEDKPLSEEILCKPVDNYGLTKQAQTSLAIMRSFLGQNIVCLRVFNLFGPNIPETLLPGRCAKLIYENFAKNESVVLEFGPLDTRRDYLDVRDLAKAIVLAFTNGESGKIYHIGSGENLSGHDVVRTLIKVSGLQRMTYESVASQQKPLVPFQTADVTRACQELSWVPQIDYIQSLRDTWSYQLQPN, encoded by the coding sequence ATGGCTAAGCGTGTCCTGGTTACGGGTTGTACTGGGTTCGTCGGACCTTGGGTAATCAAGAGAATCTTGGAAATACATCCAAAGTATCTAATCTTTGGTGTTTCTTGTTCTGCAAAAAAACCTCCTGAAGGAATCTTGCCGGAAAACTTCTTTCAGATGGATTTATTTTCTCTTGATCAAATCGAAAAAGTTGTTTCATGTGTTAAGCCAGATATAGTTGTCCATTTGGCTAGTTTGAAACATGCATCTCTCTCTGAGTTGTTTGGGGTTAATGTTCTTGGATTTCAGAGGCTTTTAGAATGCTTGTCATCTAGTGTTCCCAAAGCACGTGTAGTTGTTATTGGTTCTGCTGCAGAGCTGGGATGTGCAAGTGAAGAGGATAAGCCTTTGAGCGAGGAAATTCTATGCAAGCCAGTGGATAATTATGGCTTGACTAAGCAGGCTCAAACATCCTTGGCAATAATGAGATCTTTTTTAGGTCAAAACATTGTTTGTTTGCGTGTATTTAATCTTTTTGGGCCAAACATTCCCGAAACACTTTTGCCAGGACGATGCGCTAAGCTAATATATGAAAACTTTGCAAAAAATGAGTCTGTAGTCTTAGAGTTTGGGCCATTAGATACTAGAAGAGACTATCTTGACGTAAGAGACTTGGCTAAAGCTATTGTCCTTGCTTTCACTAATGGGGAAAGTGGAAAAATATATCATATAGGATCTGGAGAAAATTTAAGTGGCCATGACGTGGTAAGAACTCTTATTAAAGTTAGTGGTTTGCAAAGAATGACGTATGAAAGTGTAGCTTCCCAACAAAAGCCTTTAGTCCCTTTTCAAACTGCGGATGTTACTCGTGCTTGTCAAGAATTAAGCTGGGTACCCCAAATAGACTACATTCAGTCTCTTCGAGATACCTGGTCCTACCAGCTACAACCTAACTAG
- a CDS encoding UbiD family decarboxylase yields the protein MAQDLQQFLTLLEQRGQLRRIKAPVSAELEIAEIANRLLLGGGPALLFENVQGATMPLAINVLGTVERVCWAMGMDHPADLETLGQKLALLYQPRPPKQFSQAIDLGKALFDVVKAKPMRDLLPPCQQVVLKDDAVDLNQIPLLRVYPGDAGKVITLGLMITKDPETKIPNVGVYRLQLQSRNTATVQWLSVRGCSRHLRKAAEMGQKLEVAIAIGVHPLVILAAATPLPIDLSEWLFAGLYAGKGLNLAKCKTVDLEVPAESEIVLEGTITPGETAVDGPAGDHIGYYGGVNEAAPLLRFHCLTHRKNPIYMTTFSGRPPKEDAMMAIALNRIYNPILRQQVPEIQDFFLPMEGLSYKAAVLSIEKSYPGQAKRAALAFWSALPQFSYTKFVIVVDKAINIRDPRQVMWAVTSKVDPARDVFILPNNPFDRLDFATEKPGLGSRMGIDATTKVYPETDRPWSEELTPDPDTAALVDRRWAEYGLGDLNLSDVDPNLFGYDIK from the coding sequence ATGGCACAGGACCTCCAGCAATTTTTGACCCTGCTCGAGCAGCGCGGGCAGCTCCGTCGGATCAAGGCCCCGGTCAGCGCCGAACTGGAAATTGCTGAAATCGCCAATCGCCTGCTGCTTGGCGGCGGGCCCGCTCTGCTGTTCGAGAATGTGCAGGGAGCCACCATGCCCCTGGCCATCAACGTGCTGGGCACCGTCGAGCGGGTGTGCTGGGCCATGGGTATGGACCACCCCGCCGACCTCGAAACCCTGGGGCAAAAGCTGGCCCTGCTCTACCAGCCTCGCCCCCCCAAGCAGTTTAGTCAGGCGATCGATCTGGGCAAGGCGCTCTTTGATGTGGTCAAGGCCAAGCCCATGCGCGACCTGCTGCCCCCCTGCCAGCAGGTGGTGCTGAAGGATGACGCGGTCGATCTCAACCAGATTCCCCTGCTGCGGGTCTACCCCGGCGATGCCGGTAAGGTGATCACCCTGGGGCTGATGATTACCAAAGACCCGGAGACCAAGATTCCCAATGTCGGAGTCTACCGGCTTCAGCTCCAGTCCCGGAATACCGCAACGGTGCAGTGGCTGTCGGTGCGGGGCTGCAGCCGCCACCTGCGCAAGGCCGCAGAGATGGGCCAAAAGCTGGAGGTGGCGATCGCGATCGGGGTTCACCCCCTGGTCATTCTCGCCGCCGCCACGCCGCTGCCTATCGATCTATCGGAGTGGCTGTTTGCGGGCCTCTACGCCGGCAAAGGGCTCAACCTGGCCAAGTGCAAAACCGTCGACCTGGAGGTGCCCGCCGAGTCTGAAATCGTGCTGGAGGGCACCATTACCCCCGGCGAAACCGCCGTCGATGGCCCCGCAGGCGACCACATTGGCTACTACGGCGGCGTCAACGAAGCCGCGCCGCTGCTGCGGTTCCACTGCCTCACCCACCGCAAAAATCCGATCTACATGACCACCTTTAGCGGTCGCCCACCCAAGGAAGACGCCATGATGGCGATCGCCCTCAACCGCATCTACAATCCCATCCTGCGCCAGCAGGTGCCCGAAATTCAGGACTTCTTTTTGCCGATGGAAGGGCTGAGCTACAAAGCGGCGGTGCTCTCGATCGAGAAATCCTACCCCGGTCAGGCCAAGCGGGCCGCCCTGGCGTTCTGGTCGGCCCTGCCCCAGTTCAGCTACACCAAGTTTGTGATCGTAGTCGACAAGGCCATCAACATCCGCGATCCGCGTCAGGTGATGTGGGCGGTGACCTCGAAGGTGGACCCAGCGCGGGATGTGTTTATTTTGCCCAACAACCCCTTTGATCGGCTGGATTTTGCCACCGAGAAGCCGGGGCTGGGCAGCCGCATGGGCATCGACGCAACGACGAAGGTCTACCCCGAAACCGATCGCCCCTGGAGCGAAGAGCTCACCCCCGATCCGGACACCGCTGCCCTGGTCGATCGCCGCTGGGCAGAGTATGGCTTGGGCGACTTGAACCTGAGCGATGTGGACCCCAATCTGTTTGGCTACGACATCAAATAA
- a CDS encoding YdcF family protein, producing MRSLLRLLPLLLLGWLLLLPLNLAIARLQTPQPQAILTLGGGSGRETFTAQFAQTRPDLPIWISSGIPAAQAHAIFQAAHISPSRYHLDYRATDTVTNFTTLVPDLKAANIQHIYLITSAFHMPRATAIATIVLGSQGIAFTSISPPHSYGQESPWRILRDTGRSLLWLTTGRTGSSLNPRYS from the coding sequence ATGCGATCGCTCCTCCGGCTCCTGCCTCTGCTCCTCCTCGGCTGGCTCCTGCTGCTGCCGCTCAACCTAGCGATCGCCCGCCTCCAAACCCCCCAACCCCAGGCCATCCTCACTCTCGGCGGCGGTTCTGGCCGCGAAACCTTTACCGCCCAATTCGCCCAGACGCGACCCGATCTACCCATCTGGATCTCTAGCGGCATCCCCGCCGCCCAGGCCCACGCCATCTTCCAGGCCGCCCACATTTCTCCCAGCCGCTACCACCTCGACTACCGCGCCACTGACACCGTCACCAATTTCACCACCCTCGTCCCCGACCTCAAAGCCGCCAATATCCAACACATCTACCTGATCACCTCCGCATTTCACATGCCCAGGGCTACCGCGATCGCTACCATCGTCCTCGGTAGTCAGGGCATCGCCTTTACCTCCATCAGCCCTCCCCACAGCTACGGCCAAGAATCCCCCTGGCGCATCCTGCGCGACACCGGGCGATCGCTGCTTTGGCTCACCACAGGTCGCACCGGCTCCAGCCTCAATCCTCGCTACTCTTAG
- a CDS encoding DUF29 family protein: MEELLELKGRLLQGDIPGALVIIEDLEEMSRDDKVSNIRSYAKILLLHLIKQQAENRTTRSWDVSIRNSALEIQSKNKRRKAGGHYLQPEELRSALEEAYEPALNAASLEVAEGLYDPETLAAKLDRDTIIDRAMGHII, encoded by the coding sequence ATGGAAGAACTGCTAGAGCTTAAAGGCCGATTGCTTCAGGGCGACATACCGGGAGCCTTGGTCATTATCGAAGATTTAGAGGAGATGAGCCGAGACGATAAAGTCAGCAATATTCGCAGCTATGCGAAAATTTTGCTCCTGCACCTCATCAAACAACAGGCAGAAAACCGAACGACTCGGTCCTGGGATGTCTCCATTCGCAACTCAGCCCTAGAGATTCAAAGCAAAAATAAGCGTCGTAAAGCTGGGGGCCATTATCTTCAACCCGAAGAACTACGATCGGCCCTCGAAGAAGCTTACGAACCAGCACTCAACGCGGCTTCGCTAGAAGTTGCAGAAGGTCTCTACGACCCAGAGACCCTGGCAGCCAAGCTCGATCGCGACACCATTATTGACCGCGCCATGGGCCACATTATTTGA
- a CDS encoding class I SAM-dependent methyltransferase yields the protein MTKTPTDYEYAYQSPTSEHHHHYLAPPVLQVLTDLQQNNAEPLKLLDLGCGNGSFSSFLAGQGFVVTGIEESASGIAQAQQAYPNCQFHQGSIYDLDFTDLSQAFDVVFSAEVIEHLFYPKELVRVAKQCLRPGGTLILTTPYHGYLKNLALAFTGKMDRHFTALWDGGHIKFFSVPTLRQLVLSEGFINPKFQFAGRFPYLWKSMVCAATLSTKANAS from the coding sequence ATGACCAAAACCCCCACCGATTACGAGTACGCCTATCAAAGCCCCACTAGTGAACACCACCACCACTACCTTGCTCCTCCTGTGCTTCAGGTTTTGACCGATCTACAGCAGAACAATGCTGAACCTCTAAAGCTATTGGACCTAGGTTGTGGTAACGGCAGCTTTAGTAGTTTTCTAGCAGGCCAAGGCTTTGTCGTTACCGGTATTGAAGAATCTGCTTCTGGCATTGCCCAAGCCCAGCAGGCTTACCCAAACTGTCAATTCCACCAGGGCAGCATTTACGACCTAGATTTCACCGACCTGTCCCAAGCCTTTGACGTTGTCTTTTCAGCAGAAGTGATTGAACACCTTTTTTATCCCAAAGAACTGGTGCGGGTTGCAAAACAGTGCCTTCGCCCAGGCGGCACCTTAATCTTAACTACCCCGTACCATGGCTACCTAAAAAATCTCGCCCTGGCTTTCACTGGTAAAATGGATAGGCACTTTACTGCTCTCTGGGATGGTGGACATATTAAGTTTTTCTCTGTGCCAACTCTTCGTCAGTTAGTTCTCAGTGAAGGCTTTATTAACCCCAAGTTTCAATTTGCTGGCCGCTTTCCCTACCTTTGGAAGAGTATGGTCTGCGCCGCCACTCTTTCCACTAAAGCTAACGCCAGCTAG
- a CDS encoding glycosyltransferase family 2 protein, giving the protein MQLDRITPLILTYNEDLNISRTLDTLRWAKRIIVIDSYSTDATLDILSHYPSVTLYQHPFESFAGQCNFGLTCISTEWTLSLDADYQVSAAFITEIQSLTETITSDGFKVALRYCVFGYPLRSTLLPPRTVLYRTAKAHYIEDGHAHRVRIDGPVASLRGPINHDDRKPLSHWLWAQNRYMVLEVQKLSTTPGHELSLADKIRKTKILAPFVVLFYCLILKGGILDGWHGWYYALQRVLVEMLLAIHLIEADLKPTEKI; this is encoded by the coding sequence ATGCAGCTCGATCGCATAACTCCTCTCATCCTCACCTACAACGAAGATCTCAACATCAGTCGCACTCTAGATACCCTCAGATGGGCTAAACGTATTATTGTTATTGACAGCTACAGCACCGATGCCACTCTTGATATTCTCAGCCATTATCCAAGCGTCACCCTTTATCAGCACCCCTTTGAATCTTTTGCTGGGCAGTGTAACTTTGGCCTCACCTGCATCTCCACAGAATGGACCCTTTCCTTAGATGCTGATTATCAGGTTTCCGCCGCCTTTATCACTGAAATTCAGTCCTTAACTGAAACTATCACAAGTGATGGCTTCAAAGTTGCTTTAAGGTACTGTGTGTTCGGTTATCCCCTACGGAGTACATTGCTGCCACCGCGAACCGTTTTATATCGCACCGCCAAGGCCCACTACATTGAGGACGGCCACGCCCATCGAGTACGTATTGATGGTCCTGTCGCTTCCCTCCGAGGCCCCATTAACCACGACGATCGCAAACCCCTCAGCCACTGGCTATGGGCTCAAAACCGCTACATGGTGCTAGAAGTTCAAAAACTTTCTACCACTCCCGGCCATGAACTTAGCCTAGCTGACAAAATTCGCAAAACCAAAATCCTGGCCCCCTTTGTCGTCCTCTTCTATTGCTTGATCCTCAAAGGTGGCATCCTAGACGGCTGGCACGGCTGGTACTACGCCCTGCAAAGGGTACTAGTAGAAATGCTACTGGCCATCCATTTAATCGAAGCTGACCTAAAGCCAACGGAGAAAATCTAG
- a CDS encoding SDR family NAD(P)-dependent oxidoreductase, producing the protein MHLKNKKVLVTGAGGFIGSHLTEYLVREGAEVRAVVHYNSRNDWGNLNFLPKDLLPEVDVHSIDITDPFSVRQVVEDCECVFHLAALIGIPYSYLAPAAYFEVNVRGTLNVLEAVRAFQIPRMVHTSTSETYGTARYTPMDEKHPLQGQSPYSASKIAADKLVESYWCSFGLPVSTLRPFNTFGPRQSARAVIPTIISQLKRDGKVRLGSLSPIRDFTYVTDTARAFVAVSESDSTLGIACNAGNGQGITIGDLANMLIGMVKPDAEIICEEERKRPEKSEVKALIASTDLIRTLTSWKPQVSLKNGLSEVIDFVERHPKIFSVDQYVV; encoded by the coding sequence ATGCACCTAAAAAATAAGAAAGTACTAGTTACTGGCGCTGGAGGCTTCATTGGTAGCCATTTAACGGAATACCTTGTCAGGGAAGGCGCTGAGGTTCGTGCAGTTGTTCATTACAATTCGAGAAATGATTGGGGTAATCTAAATTTTCTTCCCAAAGATCTCTTGCCTGAAGTCGATGTGCATTCGATTGATATTACTGATCCTTTTTCAGTGCGTCAAGTCGTTGAAGATTGTGAATGCGTTTTTCATTTAGCTGCTTTGATCGGCATTCCTTATTCTTACCTTGCTCCTGCTGCTTATTTTGAGGTAAATGTTCGTGGAACTTTAAATGTGTTAGAGGCAGTGAGAGCTTTCCAGATACCAAGGATGGTTCACACTTCGACTTCAGAGACTTATGGAACTGCACGCTATACCCCTATGGATGAAAAACATCCCCTGCAAGGGCAATCTCCATATTCGGCCTCAAAGATTGCTGCCGATAAATTAGTTGAAAGTTATTGGTGCTCTTTTGGCTTACCGGTTTCGACACTTCGACCCTTTAATACCTTTGGACCTCGTCAGTCTGCTCGTGCTGTTATTCCGACCATTATTTCTCAACTAAAGCGTGATGGTAAGGTTCGTCTAGGTAGCCTGAGCCCTATTCGAGACTTTACCTATGTTACTGACACAGCACGGGCATTTGTGGCAGTTTCTGAAAGTGATTCAACACTGGGGATTGCTTGTAATGCTGGTAATGGGCAAGGAATAACCATAGGCGATTTGGCAAACATGCTTATAGGCATGGTGAAGCCTGATGCTGAAATTATTTGTGAGGAAGAGCGCAAACGCCCAGAGAAAAGTGAGGTTAAAGCTCTCATTGCTAGTACAGACCTGATCAGAACATTAACAAGTTGGAAACCACAAGTATCTTTAAAGAATGGGTTGAGTGAGGTGATCGATTTTGTTGAGAGACACCCAAAAATATTTTCTGTAGATCAGTATGTAGTATAA